One genomic window of Cyprinus carpio isolate SPL01 chromosome B8, ASM1834038v1, whole genome shotgun sequence includes the following:
- the eps15 gene encoding epidermal growth factor receptor substrate 15 isoform X2, producing MAASLSLTQLSSGNPVYEKYYRQVDPSGSGRVGAADAALFLKRSGLTDLILGKIWDLADSDRKGSLNKQQFFVALRLVACAQNGLEVSLKSLNTAVPPPKFHDTSSPLQFGPVPTDCPWVVKAEEKLKFDAIFDSLSPVGGMLTGDKVKPVLLNSKLPVDVLGRVWELSDIDRDGMLDRDEFAVAMHLVYRALESEPVPMSLPATLIPPSKRKKLATPPVMPLLPSPAQHKERGSAHSGSKTLPAKPTPPQWVVSPAEKAKYDDLFTKTDSDMDGLVSGAEVRDIFLKTGLPSATLARIWELCDIGDIGKLSRDQFALALYLINQKLSKGIDPPQTLSPEMIPPSDRLTQQNNAATVQAADFSAIKELDSLTNEIMDLQKEKSVVEQDIKEREETIRQRNSEVQDLQEEVQKGSEELSRLQAERQEVQEKLERLDEQKRSLEEQLKLIQQQCSQENQLIQSLQVEHSEQEQRIGDYEEELTRAREELLHLQEETRQLGEKVQSARAQLCPLEDAVKESHTQIAREQKRLADLKTEEREVTARLTWKILEEPVLVNGTAPSSEQHEQLQWPQPTAQLLEKPKEDKVQDEEEQSSVDEPQELRVTEEQPGSEAEEPSTTLEEQEPKADFYSSDLYNSGLSTASPTTMAWPLGNTESTTQANPEPEVEEEKEKAEEQPSTSTPKAETVEPEKMEAAQQVTNPPSGPGLDFFHSDPFTDSDPFTEDPFSKVDISDPFGGDPFKGTDPFAADNFFKQSSVGFPSGDPFGSSDPFSATTGPKELDPFTSRTSNAVTPDPFASGSGNIQDTDPFGSKIDALGDSDPFSSTGTGHDPFGGSDIPARDGPAAANDPFAPGGTTVAANSDPDPFAAVFGNETFGGGFADFSSLAKSNGSDPFDSSINKNLFKEDTQSDVPPALPPKTGTPTRPPPPPPGKRSNIHRSESSESFQRRGLFKAQGSGEFSSLPAKDSYPTEEDMIEWAKRESEREERERVARLTQQEQEDLELAIALSKSELS from the exons ATGGCTGCCAGTCTCTCCCTGACTCAG CTTTCGAGTGGGAACCCTGTCTATGAGAAATACTATCGACAG GTAGATCCGTCCGGCAGTGGGCGTGTAGGAGCTGCTGATGCGGCCTTGTTTTTAAAGAGATCTGGCCTTACAGACCTGATCCTTGGCAAG ATTTGGGATTTAGCAGACTCAGATCGCAAAGGCTCGCTTAACAAGCAG CAATTTTTTGTCGCCCTCCGTTTGGTGGCGTGTGCTCAGAATGGACTTGAAGTGTCTCTTAAGAGCTTAAATACTGCTGTCCCTCCCCCAAAGTTT CATGACACTAGCAGTCCTCTTCAGTTTGGCCCCGTGCCCACGGACTGCCCATGGGTTGTCAAG GCGGAGGAGAAGCTGAAATTCGATGCCATCTTCGACAGCCTCTCTCCTGTGGGCGGCATGCTCACGGGCGATAAGGTCAAACCAGTGCTCCTCAATTCTAAACTCCCTGTGGACGTCCTTGGCAGG GTTTGGGAGCTCAGTGACATTGACAGAGATGGCATGCTGGACAGAGATGAGTTTGCTGTG gccATGCATTTGGTATACAGAGCCCTGGAGTCCGAGCCAGTTCCCATGTCTCTGCCTGCCACTCTGATTCCACCATCAAAACGGAAAAAATTAGCCACGCCTCCTGTGATGCCCCTCCTACCATCACCAGCACAGCATAAAGAGAGAGGCTCCGCCCACTCTGGATCTAAAACACTTCCAGCAAAACCTACACCACCACAG TGGGTGGTATCTCCAGCAGAGAAAGCCAAATATGATGACTTATTCACCAAGACAGACAGTGACATGGATGGCTTGGTATCTGGTGCTGAGGTCCGAGATATATTTCTAAAGACTGGTTTGCCATCTGCCACTTTGGCCCGCATTTG GGAGCTTTGTGATATAGGAGACATCGGGAAGCTGAGCCGAGATCAGTTTGCATTAGCTCTATATCTAATCAATCAGAAGCTGTCAAAGGGAATAGACCCACCCCAGACACTCTCTCCAGAAATGATCCCTCCTTCTGATAGACTGACACAACAG AACAATGCTGCAACAGTACAGGCTGCTGATTTCTCTGCAATTAAAGAGCTGGACTCGCTCACTAATGAAATCATGGACCTACAGAA GGAGAAGAGCGTGGTGGAACAGGACATCAAAGAGAGGGAGGAAACTATACGACAGAGGAACAGTGAAGTCCAG gaccTGCAGGAGGAGGTTCAGAAGGGCTCGGAGGAACTGAGCCGTCTGCAGGCGGAGCGACAGGAGGTGCAGGAGAAGTTGGAGAGGCTGGACGAGCAGAAACGCTCTCTAGAGGAGCAGCTCAAACTCATACAGCAACAATGCAGCCAGGAAAACCAACTG atcCAGTCATTGCAGGTGGAGCACTCAGAGCAGGAGCAGAGAATTGGTGACTATGAGGAGGAGTTGACCAGAGCCCGAGAAGAACTGCTCCACCTGCAGGAGGAGACGCGTCAACTGGGAGAGAAAGTTCAGTCTGCCCGTGCTCAACTCTGCCCCCTTGAGGATGCTGTTAAAGAATCCCACACACAGATTGCTCGG GAACAGAAGCGTTTGGCCGATCTTAAAACAGAGGAGAGAGAAGTGACTGCAAGGCTTACGTGGAAAATCCTGGAAGAGCCGGTGCTCGTCAACGGAACAGCGCCCTCCTCTGAGCAGCATGAGCAACTGCAGTGGCCTCAACCCACAGCACAGCTGCTGGAGAAACCCAAAGAGGACAAAGTCCAGGACGAAGAGGAGCAGTCGTCTGTGGATGAGCCTCAGGAGCTCAGAGTGACAGAGGAGCAGCCCGGGTCAGAGGCAGAGGAGCCTTCCACCACCCTAGAGGAGCAAGAGCCTAAAGCTGATTTTTATAGCTCTGACCTTTACAACAGTGGGTTATCCACTGCCAGCCCCACTACTATGGCCTGGCCTCTGGGGAACACG GAAAGCACAACACAAGCTAACCCAGAGCCAGAAGTAGAGGAAGAGAAGGAAAAGGCAGAGGAGCAGCCTTCCACCAGCACCCCTAAG GCGGAAACTGTGGAGCCAGAGAAGATGGAAGCTGCCCAGCAAGTTACTAACCCGCCCAGTGGTCCTGGCCTTGACTTCTTCCATTCGGACCCTTTCACTGACA GTGATCCATTCACTGAAGACCCTTTCTCAAAAGTTGACATTTCAG ATCCTTTCGGGGGGGACCCTTTTAAAGGCACAGACCCGTTTGCAGCAGACAACTTCTTCAAGCAGTCCTCAGTTGGTTTCCCCTCAGGAGATCCTTTTGGGTCCTCCGATCCATTTAGTGCCACCACAGGCCCAAAAGAGCTTGATCCATTCACATCCAGGACCAGTAATGCTGTCACTCCAGACCCGTTTGCTTCTGGTAGTGGTAACATCCAAGACACTGATCCATTCGGATCCAAAATTGATGCCCTGGGAGACTCTGATCCCTTCAGCTCAACTGGCACAGGACACGATCCATTTGGAGGATCAGATATACCTGCA agagatggaccagcagcagccaatgaTCCTTTTGCCCCAGGAGGAACTACAGTAGCCGCTAACTCAGACCCAG ATCCCTTTGCTGCAGTATTTGGCAATGAGACTTTTGGAGGAGGTTTTGCAGACTTTAGCAGCTTAGCCAAG TCTAATGGCAGCGATCCATTCGACTCAAGTataaacaagaatttatttaAGGAGGACACTCAGTCAGATGTTCCTCCAGCATTACCACCCAAAACCGGAACACCCACTAgacctccacctccacctccag GTAAACGTTCCAACATCCACCGATCAGAGTCGTCCGAGTCATTTCAGAGGCGCGGCCTGTTCAAGGCTCAGGGCTCTGGAGAGTTCTCCTCCCTTCCCGCTAAAGACTCG TACCCCACAGAGGAGGACATGATAGAGTGGGCGAAg
- the eps15 gene encoding epidermal growth factor receptor substrate 15 isoform X1 → MAASLSLTQLSSGNPVYEKYYRQVDPSGSGRVGAADAALFLKRSGLTDLILGKIWDLADSDRKGSLNKQQFFVALRLVACAQNGLEVSLKSLNTAVPPPKFHDTSSPLQFGPVPTDCPWVVKAEEKLKFDAIFDSLSPVGGMLTGDKVKPVLLNSKLPVDVLGRVWELSDIDRDGMLDRDEFAVAMHLVYRALESEPVPMSLPATLIPPSKRKKLATPPVMPLLPSPAQHKERGSAHSGSKTLPAKPTPPQWVVSPAEKAKYDDLFTKTDSDMDGLVSGAEVRDIFLKTGLPSATLARIWELCDIGDIGKLSRDQFALALYLINQKLSKGIDPPQTLSPEMIPPSDRLTQQNNAATVQAADFSAIKELDSLTNEIMDLQKEKSVVEQDIKEREETIRQRNSEVQDLQEEVQKGSEELSRLQAERQEVQEKLERLDEQKRSLEEQLKLIQQQCSQENQLIQSLQVEHSEQEQRIGDYEEELTRAREELLHLQEETRQLGEKVQSARAQLCPLEDAVKESHTQIAREQKRLADLKTEEREVTARLTWKILEEPVLVNGTAPSSEQHEQLQWPQPTAQLLEKPKEDKVQDEEEQSSVDEPQELRVTEEQPGSEAEEPSTTLEEQEPKADFYSSDLYNSGLSTASPTTMAWPLGNTESTTQANPEPEVEEEKEKAEEQPSTSTPKAETVEPEKMEAAQQVTNPPSGPGLDFFHSDPFTDSDPFTEDPFSKVDISDPFGGDPFKGTDPFAADNFFKQSSVGFPSGDPFGSSDPFSATTGPKELDPFTSRTSNAVTPDPFASGSGNIQDTDPFGSKIDALGDSDPFSSTGTGHDPFGGSDIPARDGPAAANDPFAPGGTTVAANSDPDPFAAVFGNETFGGGFADFSSLAKSNGSDPFDSSINKNLFKEDTQSDVPPALPPKTGTPTRPPPPPPGKRSNIHRSESSESFQRRGLFKAQGSGEFSSLPAKDSVPDPFAPSSPHQAPRDPNQFASFDKYPTEEDMIEWAKRESEREERERVARLTQQEQEDLELAIALSKSELS, encoded by the exons ATGGCTGCCAGTCTCTCCCTGACTCAG CTTTCGAGTGGGAACCCTGTCTATGAGAAATACTATCGACAG GTAGATCCGTCCGGCAGTGGGCGTGTAGGAGCTGCTGATGCGGCCTTGTTTTTAAAGAGATCTGGCCTTACAGACCTGATCCTTGGCAAG ATTTGGGATTTAGCAGACTCAGATCGCAAAGGCTCGCTTAACAAGCAG CAATTTTTTGTCGCCCTCCGTTTGGTGGCGTGTGCTCAGAATGGACTTGAAGTGTCTCTTAAGAGCTTAAATACTGCTGTCCCTCCCCCAAAGTTT CATGACACTAGCAGTCCTCTTCAGTTTGGCCCCGTGCCCACGGACTGCCCATGGGTTGTCAAG GCGGAGGAGAAGCTGAAATTCGATGCCATCTTCGACAGCCTCTCTCCTGTGGGCGGCATGCTCACGGGCGATAAGGTCAAACCAGTGCTCCTCAATTCTAAACTCCCTGTGGACGTCCTTGGCAGG GTTTGGGAGCTCAGTGACATTGACAGAGATGGCATGCTGGACAGAGATGAGTTTGCTGTG gccATGCATTTGGTATACAGAGCCCTGGAGTCCGAGCCAGTTCCCATGTCTCTGCCTGCCACTCTGATTCCACCATCAAAACGGAAAAAATTAGCCACGCCTCCTGTGATGCCCCTCCTACCATCACCAGCACAGCATAAAGAGAGAGGCTCCGCCCACTCTGGATCTAAAACACTTCCAGCAAAACCTACACCACCACAG TGGGTGGTATCTCCAGCAGAGAAAGCCAAATATGATGACTTATTCACCAAGACAGACAGTGACATGGATGGCTTGGTATCTGGTGCTGAGGTCCGAGATATATTTCTAAAGACTGGTTTGCCATCTGCCACTTTGGCCCGCATTTG GGAGCTTTGTGATATAGGAGACATCGGGAAGCTGAGCCGAGATCAGTTTGCATTAGCTCTATATCTAATCAATCAGAAGCTGTCAAAGGGAATAGACCCACCCCAGACACTCTCTCCAGAAATGATCCCTCCTTCTGATAGACTGACACAACAG AACAATGCTGCAACAGTACAGGCTGCTGATTTCTCTGCAATTAAAGAGCTGGACTCGCTCACTAATGAAATCATGGACCTACAGAA GGAGAAGAGCGTGGTGGAACAGGACATCAAAGAGAGGGAGGAAACTATACGACAGAGGAACAGTGAAGTCCAG gaccTGCAGGAGGAGGTTCAGAAGGGCTCGGAGGAACTGAGCCGTCTGCAGGCGGAGCGACAGGAGGTGCAGGAGAAGTTGGAGAGGCTGGACGAGCAGAAACGCTCTCTAGAGGAGCAGCTCAAACTCATACAGCAACAATGCAGCCAGGAAAACCAACTG atcCAGTCATTGCAGGTGGAGCACTCAGAGCAGGAGCAGAGAATTGGTGACTATGAGGAGGAGTTGACCAGAGCCCGAGAAGAACTGCTCCACCTGCAGGAGGAGACGCGTCAACTGGGAGAGAAAGTTCAGTCTGCCCGTGCTCAACTCTGCCCCCTTGAGGATGCTGTTAAAGAATCCCACACACAGATTGCTCGG GAACAGAAGCGTTTGGCCGATCTTAAAACAGAGGAGAGAGAAGTGACTGCAAGGCTTACGTGGAAAATCCTGGAAGAGCCGGTGCTCGTCAACGGAACAGCGCCCTCCTCTGAGCAGCATGAGCAACTGCAGTGGCCTCAACCCACAGCACAGCTGCTGGAGAAACCCAAAGAGGACAAAGTCCAGGACGAAGAGGAGCAGTCGTCTGTGGATGAGCCTCAGGAGCTCAGAGTGACAGAGGAGCAGCCCGGGTCAGAGGCAGAGGAGCCTTCCACCACCCTAGAGGAGCAAGAGCCTAAAGCTGATTTTTATAGCTCTGACCTTTACAACAGTGGGTTATCCACTGCCAGCCCCACTACTATGGCCTGGCCTCTGGGGAACACG GAAAGCACAACACAAGCTAACCCAGAGCCAGAAGTAGAGGAAGAGAAGGAAAAGGCAGAGGAGCAGCCTTCCACCAGCACCCCTAAG GCGGAAACTGTGGAGCCAGAGAAGATGGAAGCTGCCCAGCAAGTTACTAACCCGCCCAGTGGTCCTGGCCTTGACTTCTTCCATTCGGACCCTTTCACTGACA GTGATCCATTCACTGAAGACCCTTTCTCAAAAGTTGACATTTCAG ATCCTTTCGGGGGGGACCCTTTTAAAGGCACAGACCCGTTTGCAGCAGACAACTTCTTCAAGCAGTCCTCAGTTGGTTTCCCCTCAGGAGATCCTTTTGGGTCCTCCGATCCATTTAGTGCCACCACAGGCCCAAAAGAGCTTGATCCATTCACATCCAGGACCAGTAATGCTGTCACTCCAGACCCGTTTGCTTCTGGTAGTGGTAACATCCAAGACACTGATCCATTCGGATCCAAAATTGATGCCCTGGGAGACTCTGATCCCTTCAGCTCAACTGGCACAGGACACGATCCATTTGGAGGATCAGATATACCTGCA agagatggaccagcagcagccaatgaTCCTTTTGCCCCAGGAGGAACTACAGTAGCCGCTAACTCAGACCCAG ATCCCTTTGCTGCAGTATTTGGCAATGAGACTTTTGGAGGAGGTTTTGCAGACTTTAGCAGCTTAGCCAAG TCTAATGGCAGCGATCCATTCGACTCAAGTataaacaagaatttatttaAGGAGGACACTCAGTCAGATGTTCCTCCAGCATTACCACCCAAAACCGGAACACCCACTAgacctccacctccacctccag GTAAACGTTCCAACATCCACCGATCAGAGTCGTCCGAGTCATTTCAGAGGCGCGGCCTGTTCAAGGCTCAGGGCTCTGGAGAGTTCTCCTCCCTTCCCGCTAAAGACTCGGTACCAGACCCCTTCGCCCCTTCCTCACCCCACCAAGCCCCGCGCGACCCCAACCAATTCGCCAGCTTTGACAAA TACCCCACAGAGGAGGACATGATAGAGTGGGCGAAg
- the eps15 gene encoding epidermal growth factor receptor substrate 15 isoform X3 yields the protein MAASLSLTQLSSGNPVYEKYYRQVDPSGSGRVGAADAALFLKRSGLTDLILGKIWDLADSDRKGSLNKQQFFVALRLVACAQNGLEVSLKSLNTAVPPPKFHDTSSPLQFGPVPTDCPWVVKAEEKLKFDAIFDSLSPVGGMLTGDKVKPVLLNSKLPVDVLGRVWELSDIDRDGMLDRDEFAVAMHLVYRALESEPVPMSLPATLIPPSKRKKLATPPVMPLLPSPAQHKERGSAHSGSKTLPAKPTPPQWVVSPAEKAKYDDLFTKTDSDMDGLVSGAEVRDIFLKTGLPSATLARIWELCDIGDIGKLSRDQFALALYLINQKLSKGIDPPQTLSPEMIPPSDRLTQQNNAATVQAADFSAIKELDSLTNEIMDLQKEKSVVEQDIKEREETIRQRNSEVQDLQEEVQKGSEELSRLQAERQEVQEKLERLDEQKRSLEEQLKLIQQQCSQENQLIQSLQVEHSEQEQRIGDYEEELTRAREELLHLQEETRQLGEKVQSARAQLCPLEDAVKESHTQIAREQKRLADLKTEEREVTARLTWKILEEPVLVNGTAPSSEQHEQLQWPQPTAQLLEKPKEDKVQDEEEQSSVDEPQELRVTEEQPGSEAEEPSTTLEEQEPKADFYSSDLYNSGLSTASPTTMAWPLGNTESTTQANPEPEVEEEKEKAEEQPSTSTPKAETVEPEKMEAAQQVTNPPSGPGLDFFHSDPFTDSDPFTEDPFSKVDISDPFGGDPFKGTDPFAADNFFKQSSVGFPSGDPFGSSDPFSATTGPKELDPFTSRTSNAVTPDPFASGSGNIQDTDPFGSKIDALGDSDPFSSTGTGHDPFGGSDIPARDGPAAANDPFAPGGTTVAANSDPDPFAAVFGNETFGGGFADFSSLAKSNGSDPFDSSINKNLFKEDTQSDVPPALPPKTGTPTRPPPPPPGKRSNIHRSESSESFQRRGLFKAQGSGEFSSLPAKDSVPDPFAPSSPHQAPRDPNQFASFDKFKKQTWMA from the exons ATGGCTGCCAGTCTCTCCCTGACTCAG CTTTCGAGTGGGAACCCTGTCTATGAGAAATACTATCGACAG GTAGATCCGTCCGGCAGTGGGCGTGTAGGAGCTGCTGATGCGGCCTTGTTTTTAAAGAGATCTGGCCTTACAGACCTGATCCTTGGCAAG ATTTGGGATTTAGCAGACTCAGATCGCAAAGGCTCGCTTAACAAGCAG CAATTTTTTGTCGCCCTCCGTTTGGTGGCGTGTGCTCAGAATGGACTTGAAGTGTCTCTTAAGAGCTTAAATACTGCTGTCCCTCCCCCAAAGTTT CATGACACTAGCAGTCCTCTTCAGTTTGGCCCCGTGCCCACGGACTGCCCATGGGTTGTCAAG GCGGAGGAGAAGCTGAAATTCGATGCCATCTTCGACAGCCTCTCTCCTGTGGGCGGCATGCTCACGGGCGATAAGGTCAAACCAGTGCTCCTCAATTCTAAACTCCCTGTGGACGTCCTTGGCAGG GTTTGGGAGCTCAGTGACATTGACAGAGATGGCATGCTGGACAGAGATGAGTTTGCTGTG gccATGCATTTGGTATACAGAGCCCTGGAGTCCGAGCCAGTTCCCATGTCTCTGCCTGCCACTCTGATTCCACCATCAAAACGGAAAAAATTAGCCACGCCTCCTGTGATGCCCCTCCTACCATCACCAGCACAGCATAAAGAGAGAGGCTCCGCCCACTCTGGATCTAAAACACTTCCAGCAAAACCTACACCACCACAG TGGGTGGTATCTCCAGCAGAGAAAGCCAAATATGATGACTTATTCACCAAGACAGACAGTGACATGGATGGCTTGGTATCTGGTGCTGAGGTCCGAGATATATTTCTAAAGACTGGTTTGCCATCTGCCACTTTGGCCCGCATTTG GGAGCTTTGTGATATAGGAGACATCGGGAAGCTGAGCCGAGATCAGTTTGCATTAGCTCTATATCTAATCAATCAGAAGCTGTCAAAGGGAATAGACCCACCCCAGACACTCTCTCCAGAAATGATCCCTCCTTCTGATAGACTGACACAACAG AACAATGCTGCAACAGTACAGGCTGCTGATTTCTCTGCAATTAAAGAGCTGGACTCGCTCACTAATGAAATCATGGACCTACAGAA GGAGAAGAGCGTGGTGGAACAGGACATCAAAGAGAGGGAGGAAACTATACGACAGAGGAACAGTGAAGTCCAG gaccTGCAGGAGGAGGTTCAGAAGGGCTCGGAGGAACTGAGCCGTCTGCAGGCGGAGCGACAGGAGGTGCAGGAGAAGTTGGAGAGGCTGGACGAGCAGAAACGCTCTCTAGAGGAGCAGCTCAAACTCATACAGCAACAATGCAGCCAGGAAAACCAACTG atcCAGTCATTGCAGGTGGAGCACTCAGAGCAGGAGCAGAGAATTGGTGACTATGAGGAGGAGTTGACCAGAGCCCGAGAAGAACTGCTCCACCTGCAGGAGGAGACGCGTCAACTGGGAGAGAAAGTTCAGTCTGCCCGTGCTCAACTCTGCCCCCTTGAGGATGCTGTTAAAGAATCCCACACACAGATTGCTCGG GAACAGAAGCGTTTGGCCGATCTTAAAACAGAGGAGAGAGAAGTGACTGCAAGGCTTACGTGGAAAATCCTGGAAGAGCCGGTGCTCGTCAACGGAACAGCGCCCTCCTCTGAGCAGCATGAGCAACTGCAGTGGCCTCAACCCACAGCACAGCTGCTGGAGAAACCCAAAGAGGACAAAGTCCAGGACGAAGAGGAGCAGTCGTCTGTGGATGAGCCTCAGGAGCTCAGAGTGACAGAGGAGCAGCCCGGGTCAGAGGCAGAGGAGCCTTCCACCACCCTAGAGGAGCAAGAGCCTAAAGCTGATTTTTATAGCTCTGACCTTTACAACAGTGGGTTATCCACTGCCAGCCCCACTACTATGGCCTGGCCTCTGGGGAACACG GAAAGCACAACACAAGCTAACCCAGAGCCAGAAGTAGAGGAAGAGAAGGAAAAGGCAGAGGAGCAGCCTTCCACCAGCACCCCTAAG GCGGAAACTGTGGAGCCAGAGAAGATGGAAGCTGCCCAGCAAGTTACTAACCCGCCCAGTGGTCCTGGCCTTGACTTCTTCCATTCGGACCCTTTCACTGACA GTGATCCATTCACTGAAGACCCTTTCTCAAAAGTTGACATTTCAG ATCCTTTCGGGGGGGACCCTTTTAAAGGCACAGACCCGTTTGCAGCAGACAACTTCTTCAAGCAGTCCTCAGTTGGTTTCCCCTCAGGAGATCCTTTTGGGTCCTCCGATCCATTTAGTGCCACCACAGGCCCAAAAGAGCTTGATCCATTCACATCCAGGACCAGTAATGCTGTCACTCCAGACCCGTTTGCTTCTGGTAGTGGTAACATCCAAGACACTGATCCATTCGGATCCAAAATTGATGCCCTGGGAGACTCTGATCCCTTCAGCTCAACTGGCACAGGACACGATCCATTTGGAGGATCAGATATACCTGCA agagatggaccagcagcagccaatgaTCCTTTTGCCCCAGGAGGAACTACAGTAGCCGCTAACTCAGACCCAG ATCCCTTTGCTGCAGTATTTGGCAATGAGACTTTTGGAGGAGGTTTTGCAGACTTTAGCAGCTTAGCCAAG TCTAATGGCAGCGATCCATTCGACTCAAGTataaacaagaatttatttaAGGAGGACACTCAGTCAGATGTTCCTCCAGCATTACCACCCAAAACCGGAACACCCACTAgacctccacctccacctccag GTAAACGTTCCAACATCCACCGATCAGAGTCGTCCGAGTCATTTCAGAGGCGCGGCCTGTTCAAGGCTCAGGGCTCTGGAGAGTTCTCCTCCCTTCCCGCTAAAGACTCGGTACCAGACCCCTTCGCCCCTTCCTCACCCCACCAAGCCCCGCGCGACCCCAACCAATTCGCCAGCTTTGACAAA TTTAAGAAACAaacttggatggcttga